A single region of the Drosophila miranda strain MSH22 chromosome 2, D.miranda_PacBio2.1, whole genome shotgun sequence genome encodes:
- the LOC108156116 gene encoding protein UBASH3A homolog isoform X2, giving the protein MATLPPRKSQTPTRICISKQHLTPLQTLLQMGFPRHRAEKALASTGNRGVQIASDWLLAHVNDASLDECAPREYIIYACPTGPFLQQLEEFWSKSRQMCGWNGAHNYVPHITLVSFFKAPDECSLQLSKALKQVVDMTGALLDRPLKLEPYMSQNFMGFFVAEEDANYLKRLALQYVKEVSNSTISLEPHVKSLHLTLAYQFPQAQFNALKALVETLDAGCASNWELRLYSRDPRLATKQVQKVVYPHNPHETDELELRIGDYIYLNSDVVDSSSDGWAEGISWLTGSTGHLPVNYTERTAESDAWTLHRVVQLSKSVASSLTSAEDLDIVDGRSISTEPEERQRLSTTHPEIIEGSSFEDSEQSVEKYLRQTLKPCLELPSVQLLNSQNLGHQQNPHTPTIEITTNMSSCSTSMSKQVVDEILVEPLAAQPPRPDDTLSVHSDHSMHPCSLDASQTKNRKVYIMRHGERVDFTFGTWIPYCFDEFGNYMRKDLNMPKTLPRRKNSPEGWQNDSPLTNVGVFQANLIGQALLEAHVQVDHVYCSPSYRCIQTCTSALEGLQQGGQHKIKLEPGLFEWMAWYPSGVPDWLTKNELIEAKYNIDLEYEPVQPSGELTASLKESTEQFYTRNHDVLLQLLERTTGNILIVAHATTLDTCSRQLTGGAPRSTNELRQVIHKIPYCSLATVEQVDGVWKLVEPECLPVTHSKNPRFEWNALATT; this is encoded by the exons ATGGCAACGCTACCACCCCGTAAGAGTCAGACGCCAACACGGATCTGCATCTCCAAGCAGCATTTGACGCCGCTTCAGACGTTGCTCCAAATGGGATTTCCACGGCACAGAGC GGAGAAAGCTTTGGCGTCGACGGGAAACCGAGGTGTGCAAATCGCTTCCGACTGGCTGTTGGCCCATGTAAATGACGCCTCTTTGGATGAGTGCGCCCCACGCGAATACATCATATATGCATGTCCCACGGGACCTTTCctgcagcagctggaggagtTCTGGTCAAAATCGCGCCAAATGTGCGGCTGGAATGGTGCCCACAACTACGTGCCCCACATCACACTTGTGTCTTTCTTTAAG GCACCGGACGAATGCTCGCTGCAGCTTTCAAAGGCTCTGAAGCAGGTGGTCGACATGACGGGTGCCCTACTGGATCGCCCTCTCAAGCTAGAGCCGTATATGAGCCAGAACTTCATGGGCTTCTTTGTGGCCGAAGAGGATGCCAACTATCTCAAGCGTCTGGCTTTGCAATACGTCAAGGAGGTGTCCAACTCAA CCATCTCACTCGAGCCCCACGTAAAGAGCCTGCACCTGACGCTCGCCTATCAGTTCCCGCAGGCACAATTCAATGCACTGAAAGCACTCGTGGAAACACTAGACGCCGGCTGTGCCTCCAATTGGGAACTGCGCCTGTACTCCCGTGACCCACGGCTCGCCACCAAACAA GTCCAGAAAGTCGTCTATCCGCACAATCCTCACGAGACCGATGAGCTAGAGCTGCGGATTGGCGACTACATCTACTTGAACAGTGACGTTGTCGACAGCTCAAGTGACGGCTGGGCCGAGGGAATCTCTTGGCTCACAGGCAGCACGGGCCACCTGCCCGTTAACTACACCGAACGCACTGCCGAGTCAGACGCCTGGACCCTGCATCGCGTTGTCCAGCTGTCTAAGAGTGTGGCCTCTTCGCTGACATCTGCAGAAGATCTGGACATTGTGGACGGGCGCAGTATATCCACAGAACCCGAGGAACGTCAGCGGCTGA GTACAACCCATCCCGAGATTATAGAGGGCTCATCCTTTGAAGATTCAGAGCAGAGTGTCGAGAAATACTTGCGACAGACACTGAAACCGTGCCTGGAACTGCCATCAGTTCAATTGCTCAATAGCCAGAACTTGGGCCATCAGCAAAATCCACACACACCCACGATTGAGATTACGACCAATATGTCTTCCTGCTCTACATCGATGTCCAAGCAGGTGGTGGACGAGATACTTGTAGAACCACTGGCAGCGCAGCCACCGCGTCCCGATGACACGCTCAGCGTCCACTCGGATCACTCGATGCATCCGTGTTCGCTGGATGCCTCACAGACAAAGAACCGCAAAGTGTACATCATGCGACATGGCGAGCGAGTGGACTTTACATTCGGTACTTGGATACCCTACTGCTTCGATGAGTTTGGCAATTACATGAGGAAGGACCTTAATATGCCCAAGACCCTTCCACGTCGCAAGAACAGCCCCGAGGGCTGGCAGAACGACTCCCCGCTGACCAATGTGGGTGTATTTCAGGCAAACCTCATCGGCCAGGCTCTGCTGGAGGCTCACGTTCAGGTCGACCATGTCTACTGCTCGCCCTCGTATCGCTGCATTCAGACCTGCACTAGTGCCCTGGAAGGCCTCCAGCAGGGCGGACAGCACAAGATCAAGCTGGAGCCGGGTCTGTTTGAGTGGATGGCCTGGTACCCCAGCGGTGTTCCCGACTGGCTGACCAAGAATGAACTAATTGAGGCCAAGTACAACATCGATTTGGAGTATGAGCCCGTGCAGCCCTCAGGGGAGCTGACCGCCAGTCTCAAGGAGTCCACAGAGCAGTTTTATACCCGTAATCACGACGTTCTGTTGCAGCTATTGGAGCGCACAA CTGGAAATATCCTTATAGTGGCTCATGCAACGACATTGGACACCTGCTCTCGCCAGTTGACCGGTGGAGCTCCTCGGAGCACCAACGAACTGCGTCAGGTTATACACAAGATCCCCTACTGCAGTCTGGCCACCGTGGAGCAGGTTGATGGCGTCTGGAAGCTGGTGGAGCCCGAGTGCCTGCCGGTGACACACTCGAAAAACCCGCGATTCGAGTGGAATGCCTTGGCGACCACCTAG
- the LOC117187092 gene encoding UPF0692 protein CG33108-like has protein sequence MPHISAPPPPPPLPSGINKTTPVASPKDRPSVINISGDNCAWAWEYPELQKGCYLNRVCQYIPPNQCQYYTVASILQVGPTCGLTAVSMLLNGNPTAAHILEDAIAQEYTINGEMFSAQYLYELTRKHLHGHGPGACQLHEGRLCCNKVTELLRAGGCLLVPYPFSKENLNFKSFTSVI, from the exons ATGCCACACATCTCGGCCCCGCCGCCTCCACCCCCACTACCATCAGGTATTAACAAAACTACACCTGTGGCGTCACCCAAGGATCGCCCGTCGGTGATTAATATATCAGGAGACAATTGTGCCTGGGCCTGGGAATATCCAGAGCTGCAAAAAGGATGCTACCTGAACCGTGTGTGTCAATATATCCCACCAAATCAATGCCAGTACTATACTGTGGCCAGTATACTACAA GTGGGACCCACGTGTGGCTTGACTGCCGTAAGTATGCTGCTCAATGGAAACCCCACCGCTGCACACATTCTAGAAGATGCCATTGCACAGGAGTACACAATCAATGGGGAAATGTTCAGTGCTCAATATTTATACGAACTGACGCGCAAACATCTGCATGGACACGGACCCGGTGCGTGTCAATTGCACGAGGGTCGCCTCTGCTGTAACAAGGTCACAGAGCTCCTGCGAGCTGGTGGCTGCTTGCTTGTGCCGTATCCTTTTTCAAAAGAAAATCTTAATTTTAAGTCGTTTACTTCGGTCATTTAA
- the LOC108157605 gene encoding uncharacterized protein LOC108157605 produces the protein MHQYFLSFVRTLSEQQRLNAVQLITWESRESYLNDGQIFMMHGLREPLVLIADEFYAKWDWHGKWKEFNLDGSNLHYLHMKLALVEYKAMGKEEINDSVSMVLDMVRIHALSGIAILESVGTLLWKTCCIKREENAFR, from the exons ATGCATCAATATTTCTTGTCCTTCGTGCGCACCTTGTCGGAGCAGCAGCGACTAAATGCGGTACAGTTGATAACGTGGGAGAGTCGGGAGAGTTACCTCAACGATGGCCAAATTTTCATGATGCACGGTTTGAGAGAGCCGCTCGTTCTCATTGCGGACGAATTCTATGCAAAATGGGATTGGCACGGGAAGTGGAAGGAATTCAACCTCGATGGCTCGAATTTGCATTACCTACACATGAAGCTG GCCTTGGTTGAGTATAAGGCCATGGGAAAAGAGGAGATTAATGACAGCGTCTCCATGGTCCTGGATATGGTGCGCATACATGCGCTATCCGGCATTGCCATTTTAGAATCTGTGGGCACATTGCTTTGGAAAACTTGCTGCATTAAACGAGAAGAAAACGCGTTTAGATAG
- the LOC108156116 gene encoding protein UBASH3A homolog isoform X1, with protein MATLPPRKSQTPTRICISKQHLTPLQTLLQMGFPRHRAEKALASTGNRGVQIASDWLLAHVNDASLDECAPREYIIYACPTGPFLQQLEEFWSKSRQMCGWNGAHNYVPHITLVSFFKAPDECSLQLSKALKQVVDMTGALLDRPLKLEPYMSQNFMGFFVAEEDANYLKRLALQYVKEVSNSIISDTYEQLDAIVACFPWCGAVSSGTRCIPRSSRSISLEPHVKSLHLTLAYQFPQAQFNALKALVETLDAGCASNWELRLYSRDPRLATKQVQKVVYPHNPHETDELELRIGDYIYLNSDVVDSSSDGWAEGISWLTGSTGHLPVNYTERTAESDAWTLHRVVQLSKSVASSLTSAEDLDIVDGRSISTEPEERQRLSTTHPEIIEGSSFEDSEQSVEKYLRQTLKPCLELPSVQLLNSQNLGHQQNPHTPTIEITTNMSSCSTSMSKQVVDEILVEPLAAQPPRPDDTLSVHSDHSMHPCSLDASQTKNRKVYIMRHGERVDFTFGTWIPYCFDEFGNYMRKDLNMPKTLPRRKNSPEGWQNDSPLTNVGVFQANLIGQALLEAHVQVDHVYCSPSYRCIQTCTSALEGLQQGGQHKIKLEPGLFEWMAWYPSGVPDWLTKNELIEAKYNIDLEYEPVQPSGELTASLKESTEQFYTRNHDVLLQLLERTTGNILIVAHATTLDTCSRQLTGGAPRSTNELRQVIHKIPYCSLATVEQVDGVWKLVEPECLPVTHSKNPRFEWNALATT; from the exons ATGGCAACGCTACCACCCCGTAAGAGTCAGACGCCAACACGGATCTGCATCTCCAAGCAGCATTTGACGCCGCTTCAGACGTTGCTCCAAATGGGATTTCCACGGCACAGAGC GGAGAAAGCTTTGGCGTCGACGGGAAACCGAGGTGTGCAAATCGCTTCCGACTGGCTGTTGGCCCATGTAAATGACGCCTCTTTGGATGAGTGCGCCCCACGCGAATACATCATATATGCATGTCCCACGGGACCTTTCctgcagcagctggaggagtTCTGGTCAAAATCGCGCCAAATGTGCGGCTGGAATGGTGCCCACAACTACGTGCCCCACATCACACTTGTGTCTTTCTTTAAG GCACCGGACGAATGCTCGCTGCAGCTTTCAAAGGCTCTGAAGCAGGTGGTCGACATGACGGGTGCCCTACTGGATCGCCCTCTCAAGCTAGAGCCGTATATGAGCCAGAACTTCATGGGCTTCTTTGTGGCCGAAGAGGATGCCAACTATCTCAAGCGTCTGGCTTTGCAATACGTCAAGGAGGTGTCCAACTCAA TCATTAGCGATACCTATGAGCAGCTGGACGCCATTGTGGCCTGTTTCCCCTGGTGCGGAGCGGTTTCCTCGGGCACCCGCTGCATACCACGCAGCAGTCGAT CCATCTCACTCGAGCCCCACGTAAAGAGCCTGCACCTGACGCTCGCCTATCAGTTCCCGCAGGCACAATTCAATGCACTGAAAGCACTCGTGGAAACACTAGACGCCGGCTGTGCCTCCAATTGGGAACTGCGCCTGTACTCCCGTGACCCACGGCTCGCCACCAAACAA GTCCAGAAAGTCGTCTATCCGCACAATCCTCACGAGACCGATGAGCTAGAGCTGCGGATTGGCGACTACATCTACTTGAACAGTGACGTTGTCGACAGCTCAAGTGACGGCTGGGCCGAGGGAATCTCTTGGCTCACAGGCAGCACGGGCCACCTGCCCGTTAACTACACCGAACGCACTGCCGAGTCAGACGCCTGGACCCTGCATCGCGTTGTCCAGCTGTCTAAGAGTGTGGCCTCTTCGCTGACATCTGCAGAAGATCTGGACATTGTGGACGGGCGCAGTATATCCACAGAACCCGAGGAACGTCAGCGGCTGA GTACAACCCATCCCGAGATTATAGAGGGCTCATCCTTTGAAGATTCAGAGCAGAGTGTCGAGAAATACTTGCGACAGACACTGAAACCGTGCCTGGAACTGCCATCAGTTCAATTGCTCAATAGCCAGAACTTGGGCCATCAGCAAAATCCACACACACCCACGATTGAGATTACGACCAATATGTCTTCCTGCTCTACATCGATGTCCAAGCAGGTGGTGGACGAGATACTTGTAGAACCACTGGCAGCGCAGCCACCGCGTCCCGATGACACGCTCAGCGTCCACTCGGATCACTCGATGCATCCGTGTTCGCTGGATGCCTCACAGACAAAGAACCGCAAAGTGTACATCATGCGACATGGCGAGCGAGTGGACTTTACATTCGGTACTTGGATACCCTACTGCTTCGATGAGTTTGGCAATTACATGAGGAAGGACCTTAATATGCCCAAGACCCTTCCACGTCGCAAGAACAGCCCCGAGGGCTGGCAGAACGACTCCCCGCTGACCAATGTGGGTGTATTTCAGGCAAACCTCATCGGCCAGGCTCTGCTGGAGGCTCACGTTCAGGTCGACCATGTCTACTGCTCGCCCTCGTATCGCTGCATTCAGACCTGCACTAGTGCCCTGGAAGGCCTCCAGCAGGGCGGACAGCACAAGATCAAGCTGGAGCCGGGTCTGTTTGAGTGGATGGCCTGGTACCCCAGCGGTGTTCCCGACTGGCTGACCAAGAATGAACTAATTGAGGCCAAGTACAACATCGATTTGGAGTATGAGCCCGTGCAGCCCTCAGGGGAGCTGACCGCCAGTCTCAAGGAGTCCACAGAGCAGTTTTATACCCGTAATCACGACGTTCTGTTGCAGCTATTGGAGCGCACAA CTGGAAATATCCTTATAGTGGCTCATGCAACGACATTGGACACCTGCTCTCGCCAGTTGACCGGTGGAGCTCCTCGGAGCACCAACGAACTGCGTCAGGTTATACACAAGATCCCCTACTGCAGTCTGGCCACCGTGGAGCAGGTTGATGGCGTCTGGAAGCTGGTGGAGCCCGAGTGCCTGCCGGTGACACACTCGAAAAACCCGCGATTCGAGTGGAATGCCTTGGCGACCACCTAG
- the LOC108155645 gene encoding ras-related protein Rab-7a has protein sequence MATRKKSLLKVIILGDSSVGKTSLMNQYVNKRFSNQYKATIGADFCTKEVVVNDRVVTMQIWDTAGQERFQSLGVAFYRGADCCVLVYDVTAPNSFKNLDSWRDEFLIQASPRDPEHFPFVVLGNKVDLDNRQVSTRRAQQWCQSKNDIPYYETSAKEGINVEMAFQTIAKNALEQEAEAEVINDFPDQIILNSQNNRPGNPDNCQC, from the exons ATGGCCACCCGTAAGAAATCTTTGCTGAAAGTCATCATACTGGGCGACAGCAGTGTGGGCAAGACCTCACTCATGAATCAGTATGTGAACAAACGCTTCTCTAACCAATACAAAGCAACGATCGGCGCCGACTTCTGCACGAAAGAGGTGGTTGTCAACGACCGTGTGGTCACAATGCAG ATTTGGGATACAGCTGGTCAGGAACGCTTCCAGTCACTCGGCGTGGCTTTCTATCGCGGCGCTGACTGCTGTGTGCTCGTTTACGATGTGACGGCGCCTAACTCATTCAAGAATCTCGACTCCTGGCGCGACGAGTTCTTAATACAGGCCAGTCCACGTGATCCCGAGCATTTCCCCTTTGTTGTGCTAGGCAACAAAGTGGACTTGGATAACCGCCAAGTGTCCACGCGCCGGGCACAACAATGGTGTCAATCCAAAAACGATATACCCTACTATGAAACCTCAGCCAAGGAGGGCATCAACGTGGAGATGGCGTTTCAGACTATTGCCAAGAATGCGTTGGAGCAGGAGGCAGAG GCTGAAGTTATCAACGATTTCCCCGATCAGATCATCTTGAATTCTCAAAATAATCGTCCAGGAAACCCTGACAACTGTCAGTGCTAA